Genomic DNA from Candidatus Omnitrophota bacterium:
CGAAAACATAGCTTGCGGTTCTTCTGTGCAACATCCTGAAATTTCCACTCCTTTAACTGACTTGATATAAGACTAACATTCCCTCCCCGGTTTGTCAACTGCCATTCCGTTTTTGCGCTGTCCCATCTGCAAGCAAAGGGTTGTCCGGACGCCGGATCCCGGGAGGTGCCGTGGAGTCCGCTATTCCGAAACCGTCCCCTCATCAACCGGCGGCCCGTCCTCGTTCTCGGCCTCAGACTCTTCTTCCAGAGGTTCTTCCTTGGCGATCATGACAGCGGCCCTCTGCCCCCCGGTTTCCTTATAATAAACATCCACAACATCTTCAGAAGTGAGTTCCGCAAGGGCGGTCAGACGGATCAATTTTGTCTCCGGGCTTACCGCGTAAGAGATCTCCACTTCTTGGTCCTTGTCATAATCGTACTCCAGGACCGTCAGCCGCTCCGCCGAGGCCTTCACGACCGCGCCGAAGGCATACTGGACGTCTTCATCAAACGGCTGCGCCTGAAGAACGGGGACCAAAGCCGCGAGCCAAACGCCCGCGAGCACGACACGACCTGATCTTCCTATCCACGGGATCATAACGAACTCTCCTTTGGTGCAGGTTGAGGGACAGGCATTCCGCCAGGAAACGCAACTATTTTACCATCACGGCCGTAAACGCGTATAAAAAAATCGCCGTCAAAAACGCTTCTGATATTTCAGGAGCACCTTGTCGTCCTCCGCTGGGACGTCCGTTTTCTCACTTGTATTCGGATCATAGGACTGCTTGATCTCCCTCTCAACGCCCACCGAGACCTCATCCGTCACTTGATACTCTCCTCCCATCTTCTGGCTGACCGTGGCGGACTGGGAGGACTCCAATTCCTGTTCGATCCCGTAGCCGACCTTCATCTTCCCGAAAATGTCTTTCCTGACTTCAAGGCCTTTTTTGCTCTGGTCATAGGTCAAAGACACGTCGCTGATCCCCAATTGCTGGGCCAGCCGGCTGCCAGAGCCTCCGAGAAAAATATAATCCACGAAATCACCGGCCAGATCCGGGCTGATGGCGCCCCGCCCGGCCGATTCCTCCAGGCCCTTCCAGCCCTTGCCGGTGACCAGCATCAACAGCAGGATCTCCTGCCGCAACGGCGGCTGAGACGACAAGAACATCTCCGGTTTTTTGTGCGAACCCCGCAGGGAGATCTTGATGTCGGTCTGCGCAACGGCAGCATGTCCCTTGAGATCGAGGACTGGCGTTTGGGGGTTGCCGTCATACCGGATCTTGCTGGGGTCCAGGTAAACTTTCATCCGTTTGGACCGCACGACACCGCTCTCCAGAAAGACTTCACCGTAAAGTTCCGGCGACCGCCGCGGATTCACGAGTTTCACATTCACAAGGGCCGGGCAGTCCTCAAGGAGAAATCCTTTGTGGAGTAATTTTTCGAAAAACCCGCTGCCCGTGATGAAAAATTCGGCGGCCGTGCCTTCAAGATGCAGATCGACTTCCGTCAGGGTCCCGGACAGGCGCTTGAACGCCGTTGCCCGCGGGAAAAAGGACATAATATCCTGGGCATCCAAACTCCGGCCGTAAATATCAAAATCCACCCGGCCATCGTCCACTTTTCCAAAAATCACAACCGGTTCGGAAGACCGGGGCAGCGACAAACGGCCGTCAACGACCTCCAGGACCAGACGCCGGGAACCCCACAGGACCGGGTCTAAAAACACAGTCTTGATAGCGAGAACGCTTCCGGGAGGAAAGCCGCGGAGGTGAGTGATCTTAACATTTTTAAGATTAAGTCCCCGGACAACGGTCCCCTCGACTCTGCCGATGCTCAACCGTCCGTATCCGGTCGCGGCAGGGACCAAATACTCCGCCAGCAAACGGGCGCCCGGGGTCGTGCAAAGGCCGGCCCAGGCCAGGATGCCGCTTGCGAAAAGAATGATTAAAATAGAAATAATAAAAATCTTCTTTTTCATGGGACAGAGACATTTTAACAGAAACCCGCCCCTTGGTTCGATAAAATTATGGCGCGCTGACCATGCCTTGACTCTGCACTCATAATTCTTTATGATAGAGGCGTTTATTATCCGCGCCCTTCTTGCTGACGGAGAGTTTGGCCATGATGCTGTTGAGACGAATCCTTTTCATCCTCTTTTGCCTGGCGTATGTGATTTTCTGTCCCCTCATTATCCTGAACACTCTGGGGATCGTCATATCCCCGCAGCACCGACAGAACATCGTCAAGACCGGGTTGGTCTACCTTTCCACCCTCCCGCCCGGAGCCCGGGTCTATCTGAGCCGGTACCGTTATCCCCAGAAAACACCAACCATGATCCGCAATCTCCCCCCGGGCCAGTATTCCCTGAAAGTCGAACTGAAAAATTACCGCCCCTGGCAAAAGATCGTCTCCGTGGAAAAAGAGAAAGCGACCGTCCTGGAAAACATCATCCTCATCCCCGAGCGCTGGGACGCCCGGTTACTGGATCTGCGGGCCTTTGAGACGCTGCTTCCCGTTGCCAATGGATCCTTGTTCCTTATAAGACAGGGCCCCCTGCTCAAAGACTGCACCATTTTCCGCGCGACAAGCGGCAAGCCCGAGCCGGCCATGCCGCCCCAGGCGGGCGTCCCGGACGGGACCGCCCTGATCCCGCTGACCGTTTCCCACTCCCCCTACGGCGACGCCAAGATCCTGTCTCTTGTGACAGCCCGGGACAGTTCCTGCCTCCTGGCCCATGCCGTCTATAAAGGGCAGGAACACTTTCTCTGGTTTGATCTCAAACCCAAACCGCCGGTCATGAGGGATGTCTCGAATTTATTCCTCCAAAAACCCGATGGGATATCCTGGGATCCGGAAGATCCCCAAAATATCTTTCTCAGCGAGGGATCCATCTTGCACCGCTTGGATATCAGCACCAGCGCGGTCTTTCCAAAGCTTGCGGAAGGGATCCGGGGATTCGGCCTCTTCCGGCAGAGGATCTACGCCCTGACCGAGAACAACGAATTCATCAAGATGGATTTCGAGGGCACGGCTCAGGACATCATCCTCCGGGACACCCGGCCGGTCTTCGGGGACATCGAGAAAGATGTCCGGTTTGACATCCATGTCCTTGCCGACGACGTCATCGTCATGCTCGGGGAAAAAGGAGAGCTCCTTTCCAACCGCCTCCCTTACCGGCTGGAAGAAACCGGTGTCCGGGGCTTCGCGTTTGACGCCCCCACCAAACGGCTGGCGTTCTGGACCGACCGCAAGATCGGACTTGTCGAATTTTCCAGGCCCTCCGCGGAAAAACTTTTCGACAAGGAGCTGTGGGTGACGTGGCTGGAGATCAACGGCAAAAACATCGAACAGGCGTTCTGGGTCAACAGGGGAGATTATCTCTTGTACCGCGACCAGGACAAAATTTTTCTTCGCGAGATCAAGACCTCGGGAGCGCCGCTGACCCAGGAACTGTTGACGGTCAAAAGGAACAGCGCCGTCGTCTTTTCCGAAACCAACGGACGGCTTTATTATCTCGACGACCGTGACCACACGCTCATGAGCATCCAGCTTGTGCCCCCTTACGAGCTGTTTTCCTTTCCCCGTTCCGGAGAAAAAAATCACGGGGCCGGGACAGAGCCCCTTCCGGAGGAAGGGCCATGACCTTTGCCTACTCCCGCAGAAACCTGTCCGGCCGGCAAGCCGCCCTCCAGCGGGCCCTGGAAATCCTGCCCGGATTGACAAGCTGGATGATCCTGGTCGGAATGACCATCCTCTCCATTTCCTGGCCTCTCACCGCGGCCATCCTGATCATCGCCTTCGATTTTTACTGGTTTCTGCGCCTGATTTACATGACGATTTTTCTGGTGCTGTCCTATGCGAGGCTCATCATCGAAAGCCGGACCCCCTGGGTGGAACGCGTCCACGCCGTTGACGCGCTGATCAAAAACGGCCGTCCTCCTTCCCTGGGAAACGGCGGGCCGAAGAGATTCATTTCCCGCCACTTTTACCGCAAAGACCTGAAAACCCTGCGGACAACGGGGGACCTCCCGGCGCTGTCGAGGGACATCTTCCACGTCGTGATCATTCCCGTTTCCAAAGAGCCCCGGGGCATCTATGAGTCCGGGATCCGCAGTCTCGCGTCCCAGGATTTTCCGCCGAAGCAGCTGATCGTTGTCCTGGCCGTGGAAGAACGGGCCACAGAACAAGTCCGGAAAGACACCCAGGCCGTGGCAAACCAATACCGGGAAGAATTCTTTGACATGATGATGGTCCTCCATCCCGATGGCATTCCGGGAGAGGCCAGGGTCAAAGGCGCTAATGTCACCTGCGCCGCCCGCCGGGTCACGGAATATCTCCGGGATAAAAAGATCCCGCTGGAAAACGTCCTGGTCTCCTGCTTTGACGCCGACACCATCGTCCCACCCAATTATTTCGCGTGCCTGACCTACCATTTCATGGTGACGCCCCGGCGGACCCAGGCCAGCTTTCAGCCGATCCCCGTCTATCATAACAACATCTGGGATGTCCCCGGCTTCGCGCGCGTCATGGAGTCCGGCTCATCGTTCTTCCAGCTCATCGAAGCCACAAACCCGGAAAGACTCGTCACCTTTTCCAGCCACAGCATGAGTTTCAAGGCGCTGGTCGACGTCGGATACTGGCCGGTGGACATGATCTCGGACGACTCGGCGATCTTCTGGAAGGCCTATATCCACTTCAACGGACACTACAAGGCGGTGCCCATGTATATCACCCTCTCCATGGACGTCGTGGCGGCCGCCAACTGGTGGAAAACCGCCCGGGGCATTTACAAGCAAAAAAGGCGGTGGGCCTGGGGAGTGGAGAACTTTCCGATCGTCCTGCGCGCCTTCCTGCAAGCGAGGGAGATCCCCCTGGTCAACAGGATCAAGCACAGCGTCAAGCTCTTCGAAGGCCACGTGTCCTGGGCCACATGGGGATTTCTGCTTTCATTCATCGGCTGGCTGCCCATCATTTTCGGCAGGGGCGAATTCGCCAAATCAGTAATGTATTACAACGCCCCGCAGGTGGCCGGGACGATCTTCAATCTGGCGACCCTGTCCCTCCTGATTTCCATCGTCCTCAGCGTGCTGTTGATGCCCAAGAGCAAAAGAAAATATTCCTGGAAGATGAAACTGATCCACTCCCTGGAATGGCTGTCCGTTCCAATCATCCTCGTGTTCCTGAACGCCCTGCCGGCGCTGGACGCCCAGACGCGGATGATGATGGGGCGCCCCATGGAATTCTGGGTGGCGGACAAACGTCGGAAACAGGAGACGCAAACGCCATGAGACTTCCCGTTTCCAAAGAGACCTTGAGCTTCCTGACGCTGACCGCGCTCGCCCTGCTGGTCCTGTTCCGGTTTGTCAACCTCGAGCCACAGGTCGACGACAAATTCTTTTTCTCGAGCGACGACCCCCAGTTCCAGTCGGAGAAGATGATCTCCCGGTTGTTTCCCAGGACGGATTCCCAGATCATTATCAGCGCCAAGGGGGACATTTTTTCAACGGGTTACCTCCACCGCGTCGAACAGCTAAGCCAGGCGCTGCTCACCATTCCCCAGGTCACCAGCCTCAAAAGCCTCGCCTATGGGCCCAACGGCGTTCAGGAAGCCCTCAAAAGCCCGCTGTGGCGGCGGCTCCTCATATCGGAGGACCAGCGGTCCAGCAATCTGATCGTCATGGTGGACGAAACATCCCCGAAAGACTACATTCCCCTGGTCGAGGAAATCGCGAGGACGTTCTCCACCGAAGATTTTCAAGTCCAGATTTCCGGGTTTCCCTACATCGCGGAACTGATCCGGCGCTACCTCCTGCACGATTTGCGGATGTTCACCCTGATCGCGCTCGTTTCCTTCGGGATCGTCATCAGCCTCATCTTCCGCTCCCGGATCATCCTGACCGGCACGATCATATCGGCTCTGATGACCTGCGTGCTCACGCTGGTGCTGACCGACCTTTTACAGATCCGCATCGGGATCCTCACGGCCAACCTCGCCACAATCGTTTTTGTGCTGACGATCTCGCACATTGTTTTCCTGACAAACAATTGGCAGCATATCGAGGACAGCGACCCGAAGTCGGCCGTGAACAAGGCCGTCAGATGGACGTTCCACGCCTCGTTCTGGTGCATGGTCACGACATTATTGGGGTTCTTAAGCCTTCTCCTGGTCCCGGCCAAACCGCTGCGCGAACTGGGGATCTCCGGTGCCCTGGGGACCCTCGTGGCGATCATGAGCGCCTACGGCGTGTATCCGTCGTTCCTCCGTCTTGTGTCCACGCAGAACCACCAGAAACCCGGGCTCCAAAGATCGGGTTTCGGACCGTCCTCCTTCGCTCTTTTCAACCGTTACGAAAAAATTTTTGTTTTCCTGTTAATAGGGCTGTGCGTCATTTCGGTCCCGGGGCTTAGGAAAATCAAGACCGACCCCAGTCTTCTCTCGTATTTTTCTCCCAAAAGCGAAATCCACCAGGGATTACTCTATATCGACCGCAACGGCGGAAGCAGCCCCGCCATCATTGTGCTGAGGGCGTCCAACGGCGAAAAATTGAACAGCAGCCGCGCTTATCAACAATTATGGGACCTTCAGACGGACCTGGAACGGCATCCGGCGGTGGGGACCATCGTCTCTCTGCCGGTCATCATGGCCGAGGCCAAGCGGGCGCCGTTCGCCTTCTTCCTGTCCTGGGAATGGCTGCTCAATATCCTGGAACAGCCGAACTTCGGCCGGATCGCCAACAGTTTTGTCACGCAGGACCGGCAATACGGATTGTTCCTGCTAAGGATGAAGGAGACCGGGCGAAAAACGTCCCGGCTTGATGTGGTCGAGGAACTCAAAGACATCGTGTCGCTGCACGGGTTTGTGCCGGAACTCTCGGGCGGGGTCTACATCCTGCAGGGGCGCTTGGCCCAGCTGGTCGCTTCAAGCCTGGTCTATGGGCTGGGGAACCTGCTGCTGATCTTCACGGTGATCGGGCTCATCATCTCGCGGTCCATCAAACTGACCCTGGCCATCACAGCCAGTGTCGGGGCCATCGCGCTGAGCATCCTGGGAACCATGGGAAATCTGAAAATCCCTTTTGACGTCATCGCCGCGCCGGCCGCCAACATCGCGATCGGCATGGGCATCGACTCCATGATCCATTCCGTAATGAATTTCCGGCGTTTCCGGAAAGAAAGCCAAAACAATACCGCGGCTTGGCTGAAAACACGCCAGCATCTGTGGAAAGCGATCCTGGGCTCGATGCTGATTATCGCGATGGGCTTCGGGATCTTCTGCTTTTCGACTTTTCCCCCCACCCAGCGGTTCGGCGCCGCCGTCGTTTACGGCACGGTCATCGCCGCGCTGACCGCGATCTTTTTCATGCCTTTCCTGACGAATCTTGGGCT
This window encodes:
- a CDS encoding translocation/assembly module TamB domain-containing protein; this encodes MKKKIFIISILIILFASGILAWAGLCTTPGARLLAEYLVPAATGYGRLSIGRVEGTVVRGLNLKNVKITHLRGFPPGSVLAIKTVFLDPVLWGSRRLVLEVVDGRLSLPRSSEPVVIFGKVDDGRVDFDIYGRSLDAQDIMSFFPRATAFKRLSGTLTEVDLHLEGTAAEFFITGSGFFEKLLHKGFLLEDCPALVNVKLVNPRRSPELYGEVFLESGVVRSKRMKVYLDPSKIRYDGNPQTPVLDLKGHAAVAQTDIKISLRGSHKKPEMFLSSQPPLRQEILLLMLVTGKGWKGLEESAGRGAISPDLAGDFVDYIFLGGSGSRLAQQLGISDVSLTYDQSKKGLEVRKDIFGKMKVGYGIEQELESSQSATVSQKMGGEYQVTDEVSVGVEREIKQSYDPNTSEKTDVPAEDDKVLLKYQKRF
- a CDS encoding MMPL family transporter; the encoded protein is MRLPVSKETLSFLTLTALALLVLFRFVNLEPQVDDKFFFSSDDPQFQSEKMISRLFPRTDSQIIISAKGDIFSTGYLHRVEQLSQALLTIPQVTSLKSLAYGPNGVQEALKSPLWRRLLISEDQRSSNLIVMVDETSPKDYIPLVEEIARTFSTEDFQVQISGFPYIAELIRRYLLHDLRMFTLIALVSFGIVISLIFRSRIILTGTIISALMTCVLTLVLTDLLQIRIGILTANLATIVFVLTISHIVFLTNNWQHIEDSDPKSAVNKAVRWTFHASFWCMVTTLLGFLSLLLVPAKPLRELGISGALGTLVAIMSAYGVYPSFLRLVSTQNHQKPGLQRSGFGPSSFALFNRYEKIFVFLLIGLCVISVPGLRKIKTDPSLLSYFSPKSEIHQGLLYIDRNGGSSPAIIVLRASNGEKLNSSRAYQQLWDLQTDLERHPAVGTIVSLPVIMAEAKRAPFAFFLSWEWLLNILEQPNFGRIANSFVTQDRQYGLFLLRMKETGRKTSRLDVVEELKDIVSLHGFVPELSGGVYILQGRLAQLVASSLVYGLGNLLLIFTVIGLIISRSIKLTLAITASVGAIALSILGTMGNLKIPFDVIAAPAANIAIGMGIDSMIHSVMNFRRFRKESQNNTAAWLKTRQHLWKAILGSMLIIAMGFGIFCFSTFPPTQRFGAAVVYGTVIAALTAIFFMPFLTNLGLRKK
- a CDS encoding glycosyltransferase family 2 protein, whose protein sequence is MTFAYSRRNLSGRQAALQRALEILPGLTSWMILVGMTILSISWPLTAAILIIAFDFYWFLRLIYMTIFLVLSYARLIIESRTPWVERVHAVDALIKNGRPPSLGNGGPKRFISRHFYRKDLKTLRTTGDLPALSRDIFHVVIIPVSKEPRGIYESGIRSLASQDFPPKQLIVVLAVEERATEQVRKDTQAVANQYREEFFDMMMVLHPDGIPGEARVKGANVTCAARRVTEYLRDKKIPLENVLVSCFDADTIVPPNYFACLTYHFMVTPRRTQASFQPIPVYHNNIWDVPGFARVMESGSSFFQLIEATNPERLVTFSSHSMSFKALVDVGYWPVDMISDDSAIFWKAYIHFNGHYKAVPMYITLSMDVVAAANWWKTARGIYKQKRRWAWGVENFPIVLRAFLQAREIPLVNRIKHSVKLFEGHVSWATWGFLLSFIGWLPIIFGRGEFAKSVMYYNAPQVAGTIFNLATLSLLISIVLSVLLMPKSKRKYSWKMKLIHSLEWLSVPIILVFLNALPALDAQTRMMMGRPMEFWVADKRRKQETQTP
- a CDS encoding PEGA domain-containing protein encodes the protein MMLLRRILFILFCLAYVIFCPLIILNTLGIVISPQHRQNIVKTGLVYLSTLPPGARVYLSRYRYPQKTPTMIRNLPPGQYSLKVELKNYRPWQKIVSVEKEKATVLENIILIPERWDARLLDLRAFETLLPVANGSLFLIRQGPLLKDCTIFRATSGKPEPAMPPQAGVPDGTALIPLTVSHSPYGDAKILSLVTARDSSCLLAHAVYKGQEHFLWFDLKPKPPVMRDVSNLFLQKPDGISWDPEDPQNIFLSEGSILHRLDISTSAVFPKLAEGIRGFGLFRQRIYALTENNEFIKMDFEGTAQDIILRDTRPVFGDIEKDVRFDIHVLADDVIVMLGEKGELLSNRLPYRLEETGVRGFAFDAPTKRLAFWTDRKIGLVEFSRPSAEKLFDKELWVTWLEINGKNIEQAFWVNRGDYLLYRDQDKIFLREIKTSGAPLTQELLTVKRNSAVVFSETNGRLYYLDDRDHTLMSIQLVPPYELFSFPRSGEKNHGAGTEPLPEEGP